CATAACGACGGCTCTTATAGAACTCATAGCCGTATGCCGCCAGCCGATACGCTGCGTATTTATAAAATTCCAAGTCTCCGCCAGGCGCCGCTAAAACCTCATCGGCAATGCTGACAACCCGCTCCGGCTGCCCCTGACCGATATAAATCATGCTTTTAACAAGATAAGCATCCATATCCTGAAAATTGGTTTCCTGATTGATAGCAATCGCCTTATTGACGTAGGTCAGGGCTTGGCTGTAATCCTTGCTGTCAAGATAAGTGCGGGCAATATCCAGCGGATAAGTGGAGTTAAATGGCTCTAATTCATGGGCCTTCTCAAACATTTTTCGAGCCAAGCTCAGGTACCCTGAATGCTCGGATTTATTAAATAGATCCATATTGATCCAGCCGTAATTGTACCAGTAGACTGCCACATCACCGGCTCTCGCGGTGAGCCTGGTAAAGATTTTATTGGCATTTGGGTAATCTTCCTGATAGGAATAGCAGAGTCCCAGGGCATTCCAAGCCCAATCTAATCCGGGAGCTAAAGCCACTATTCTTTTATAGCATCGGACCGCTTCCTCCCAGTTCTTCTTTTCTTCATGCTCCCGCGCCTCTACTACCAGCTGCTCGATAGCTTCGCCGCTCTGCTCCATGGCATCGTAATTCGCCCGGGCTTTGGGATCCCGCAGGGTCTCGTATGCTTTTCTAATCTCCTTGAATTTCTCCGGGTGATCCTCGGGCGTGTACTTTCTTACAAGTCTAAAGAACGCAGCTTTAATCTCTTTTTCTGTCGCATCCTGTGTAAGCTCCAGCACTTGATACAGATCGTACGCCATACCCTCTAGCTCCTCCATTGTTAAGTTCATAATC
Above is a window of Bacillota bacterium DNA encoding:
- a CDS encoding DnaJ domain-containing protein, with translation MAYDLYQVLELTQDATEKEIKAAFFRLVRKYTPEDHPEKFKEIRKAYETLRDPKARANYDAMEQSGEAIEQLVVEAREHEEKKNWEEAVRCYKRIVALAPGLDWAWNALGLCYSYQEDYPNANKIFTRLTARAGDVAVYWYNYGWINMDLFNKSEHSGYLSLARKMFEKAHELEPFNSTYPLDIARTYLDSKDYSQALTYVNKAIAINQETNFQDMDAYLVKSMIYIGQGQPERVVSIADEVLAAPGGDLEFYKYAAYRLAAYGYEFYKSRRY